CGCAGATGATCCGTCCGCGGTTATAGGCACGGTCGCGGTGAACGATAAATGACAAAGCATCCACTTGTTCGTTGTTCAGTAGAATATCCATTTTGACCAGATTTGAGCGGCGGTAGCCCGATACTTCATAATCGTAGGAAGCATAGCCCTTTGTGCCGGATTTCAGCTGATCAAAGAAGTCATATACGATTTCTGACAATGGAACCTCATACGTAATCGTTACCCGATTGGCATCTAGGTACTCCATATTGACGAACTCGCCACGCTTGTTCTGACAAAGCTCCATTACGGTACCCACGTAGTCGTTAGGCACAATGATCGCAGCCTTAACGTACGGCTCTTCAATGTAATCAATCGTGCCGATTTCCGGATAGTGTGACGGGTTGTCGATGGTTATCGTTTCACCGTTTGTCAGCAAGATCCGGTAAATAACACTCGGTGCTGTGGTAATCAACGGCAGATTGAATTCACGTTCAATCCGTTCCTGAATAATCTCCATATGCAGCAGTCCTAAGAATCCACAGCGGAATCCGAAACCAAGAGCGCTGGAGCTTTCCGGCTCAAAGCTGAGAGACGCATCGTTAAGCTGCAGCTTTTCAAGCGCTTCACGCAGATCATTATAATCAGAGGTTTCAATTGGATATAGACCGCAATAAACCATTGGATTGATCTTACGGTAACCAGGCAGCGGCTCAAGTGTCGGGTTCTTGGTGTCCGTTACTGTATCACCGACACGGGTATCGCCCACATGCTTAATGCCTGCGACGATAAATCCTACATCACCTACATTTAGTTCATTTACAATTGACATACGCGGCATGAATGCGCCAACCTCAATAACCTCAAAGGTCTTCTCAGTGGCCATCATCTTAATTTTGGAGCCGGCACGAATACTGCCGTCCATCACGCGGACATAAACAATAACACCTTTGTACGGATCATAGTGGGAATCAAAAATCAGCGCTTTAAGCGGAGCTTCTGAATTACCCGTTGGAGCCGGTACCTGCTTTACCACCTGCTCCAGTATTTCTTTGATGCCGATACCTGCTTTGGCGGAGGCCATAACGGCTTCACTGGTATCCAACCCAATTACATCCTCGATTTCCTGCTTCACCCGTTCAGGATCAGCGTTAGGTAAATCAATTTTGTTGAGAACCGGTAGAATTTCCAGGTTGTTATCCAGCGCAAGATATACGTTAGCCAGCGTCTGTGCTTCGATACCTTGAGCCGCGTCCACTACTAGCAATGCACCTTCACATGCTGCAAGACTACGGGACACTTCATACGTGAAATCGACATGTCCTGGTGTATCAATTAGATTCAAGAAATAATCCTGACCGTCATCCGCACGATAGGTGAGACGAACGGCCTGCAGCTTGATTGTAATCCCGCGTTCACGTTCAAGATCCATC
Above is a window of Paenibacillus wynnii DNA encoding:
- the lepA gene encoding translation elongation factor 4, which codes for MTDVQKRQQQIRNFSIIAHIDHGKSTLADRILEYTGALSSREMQEQVLDQMDLERERGITIKLQAVRLTYRADDGQDYFLNLIDTPGHVDFTYEVSRSLAACEGALLVVDAAQGIEAQTLANVYLALDNNLEILPVLNKIDLPNADPERVKQEIEDVIGLDTSEAVMASAKAGIGIKEILEQVVKQVPAPTGNSEAPLKALIFDSHYDPYKGVIVYVRVMDGSIRAGSKIKMMATEKTFEVIEVGAFMPRMSIVNELNVGDVGFIVAGIKHVGDTRVGDTVTDTKNPTLEPLPGYRKINPMVYCGLYPIETSDYNDLREALEKLQLNDASLSFEPESSSALGFGFRCGFLGLLHMEIIQERIEREFNLPLITTAPSVIYRILLTNGETITIDNPSHYPEIGTIDYIEEPYVKAAIIVPNDYVGTVMELCQNKRGEFVNMEYLDANRVTITYEVPLSEIVYDFFDQLKSGTKGYASYDYEVSGYRRSNLVKMDILLNNEQVDALSFIVHRDRAYNRGRIICEKLRGIIPRQMFEVPIQASVGTKVVARETVKAMRKNVLAKCYGGDISRKRKLLEKQKEGKKRMKQVGSVEVPQEAFMAVLEID